The Terriglobales bacterium genome has a window encoding:
- a CDS encoding TatD family hydrolase: protein MFVDSHCHLDGPRFQKDRDQVLARAQEVGVEAMLVIGNGEGPDDVDCALKLAESVKEGPAIYATVGIHPHEARLAKEEHYARMEQLARNPKVIAWGEMGLDYYYDHSPREIQQQVFVRQMELARAAGLPIIIHCRPSENSEDSWTDCLRLIREHWSGSGLGGVLHCFTGEESHARTALVMGFVISFAGNLTYPKAENIRRVAKVIPMDRMFIETDSPYLAPIPHRGKRNEPAFVVETARQIGELRGMDREEVGRMTSENFYRFFDISLTNPLAVEKSR, encoded by the coding sequence ATGTTCGTCGATTCCCATTGCCATCTGGATGGACCGCGATTCCAAAAGGATCGCGATCAGGTCCTAGCTCGTGCTCAAGAGGTGGGCGTCGAGGCCATGCTGGTGATCGGGAATGGCGAAGGTCCAGATGATGTGGACTGCGCGCTGAAGCTGGCGGAGTCTGTGAAGGAAGGGCCGGCAATCTACGCCACGGTCGGAATCCATCCTCATGAGGCTCGCCTGGCGAAGGAAGAGCACTACGCGCGCATGGAGCAATTGGCGCGCAATCCGAAGGTGATCGCTTGGGGAGAAATGGGGCTCGACTATTACTACGATCATTCTCCTCGCGAAATCCAGCAGCAGGTTTTTGTGCGGCAGATGGAGCTCGCGCGTGCGGCGGGGCTGCCGATCATCATTCACTGCCGGCCATCAGAAAATAGCGAGGACTCCTGGACCGACTGTCTGCGCCTGATCCGTGAGCATTGGTCCGGAAGTGGCCTGGGTGGCGTGCTGCACTGTTTCACCGGAGAAGAGAGCCACGCCCGCACGGCATTGGTGATGGGATTTGTGATTTCATTTGCAGGGAACCTGACTTATCCGAAAGCGGAGAACATACGCAGAGTTGCTAAGGTGATTCCGATGGACCGAATGTTTATCGAGACGGATTCGCCTTACCTGGCGCCGATACCGCATCGCGGCAAGCGCAACGAGCCGGCATTCGTGGTGGAAACCGCACGCCAGATCGGCGAATTGCGTGGAATGGATCGGGAAGAGGTTGGGCGAATGACTTCAGAAAATTTCTATCGCTTCTTCGATATAAGCCTGACAAATCCGCTGGCCGTGGAAAAGAGCCGTTAG
- the larC gene encoding nickel pincer cofactor biosynthesis protein LarC: protein MRIAYLQCFSGISGDMFLGALVDAGVSPKLLMDTVAALGLDAHLEISRVDRSGISATKVDVWVGGEKDQPRDDNWRVRRDKQVHARVHDHQHPHPHVHDLHTDPEHEDDAQHAHHAHGRALSEIRQIIERAPISESAKARALAIFEALGKAEAKVHGCNIEQVHFHEVGAVDAIVDIVCAAVGSETLGVDEWVCSPLNVGGGTVECAHGRFPVPAPAVVELLKGGPVYSSGIEKELVTPTGAAIVSVLATRFGELPPLRVEASGYGAGSRDIPGAPNVLRLIVGEAVQESRQTADTISVLEANLDDLNPQVFGYVMDRLLAEGALDVFATPAQMKKNRPGTVLTVLALPQDAERLTRLIFAESTTLGVRMREERREVLVRRSLPVQTPWGEVQMKLANLNGTVVNYAPEYEDCRRIASERGVPLKRVMQEAIRAYLDQQNE from the coding sequence ATGCGAATCGCCTATCTGCAGTGCTTTTCCGGCATCAGCGGCGACATGTTTCTCGGCGCGCTGGTTGACGCGGGCGTCTCGCCCAAGCTGCTGATGGATACGGTTGCAGCGCTGGGCCTGGATGCACACCTGGAGATTTCGCGGGTGGATCGCAGCGGGATCAGTGCCACAAAGGTCGATGTCTGGGTGGGCGGAGAAAAGGATCAGCCGCGTGACGACAACTGGCGCGTCCGCCGGGACAAGCAAGTGCATGCGCGAGTTCATGACCACCAGCATCCGCACCCACATGTTCATGATCTACATACTGACCCGGAACACGAGGACGATGCGCAGCATGCTCACCATGCCCATGGGCGGGCGCTCAGCGAGATTCGGCAAATCATTGAACGCGCGCCAATCAGTGAATCGGCAAAGGCCAGAGCGCTCGCCATCTTTGAAGCGCTGGGCAAGGCCGAGGCCAAGGTCCATGGCTGCAACATCGAGCAGGTGCATTTTCACGAAGTGGGAGCAGTGGATGCGATCGTGGACATTGTCTGCGCGGCGGTGGGCAGCGAGACTTTGGGCGTAGACGAATGGGTTTGCTCACCTCTGAATGTGGGTGGTGGCACCGTAGAGTGCGCGCATGGACGCTTTCCAGTGCCGGCGCCGGCGGTAGTCGAGTTGCTCAAAGGGGGCCCGGTCTATTCATCGGGCATCGAGAAAGAATTGGTGACGCCCACGGGGGCGGCGATTGTCAGCGTGCTGGCGACGAGATTCGGTGAGCTGCCGCCGCTGCGAGTTGAGGCCAGCGGGTACGGGGCAGGCTCGCGAGATATTCCTGGCGCTCCGAATGTTCTGCGGCTGATTGTCGGCGAGGCAGTTCAGGAATCGCGCCAGACTGCGGACACGATCTCCGTGCTCGAGGCCAATCTCGACGATCTGAACCCGCAGGTTTTCGGCTACGTTATGGATCGCCTGCTGGCTGAGGGTGCGCTGGATGTGTTCGCCACCCCAGCTCAGATGAAGAAGAACCGCCCGGGAACCGTGCTTACGGTGCTGGCCTTGCCGCAGGATGCGGAGCGCCTGACGCGGCTGATCTTTGCGGAGAGCACCACCCTCGGTGTGCGAATGCGGGAGGAACGGCGCGAGGTGCTGGTGCGCCGTTCCCTTCCGGTGCAAACGCCGTGGGGTGAGGTCCAGATGAAGCTCGCCAACCTCAATGGCACGGTGGTGAACTATGCGCCCGAATACGAAGATTGCCGGCGCATTGCCTCAGAGCGCGGGGTTCCGCTGAAACGCGTGATGCAGGAAGCTATCCGCGCCTACCTGGACCAGCAGAATGAGTAG
- the argS gene encoding arginine--tRNA ligase, giving the protein MYRYFQQILTERVRDFLRQKYELELEGIITEQPPRIELGEYALPLSFELAKKLRKAPRKIAEEIVSGIGYVPGFQRLEVAGAGYINARLKRTEVAALLARGDQPVTAAEASPKLKILVEHSSINPNKAAHIGHLRNAILGDTFVRLLRFSDFPVDVQNYIDNTGVQVADVVVGFLELEKRSRADVEKLIEQSPRFDYICWDVYARTSSWYEENRANQQKRAEVLHAIEQGNNDVAELANLISTAVLHRHLETMDRLAIEYDFLPRESEILHLNFWALAFEQMKQKSVLYYETQGKNAGCWVMKRPTAMGKKPEELTDEDTKVIVRSNGTVGYVGKDIAYHLWKFGLLGRDFGYRKFYRYPTGLQCWISAEHGDPNHPHFGDVSAVYNVIDTRQSEAQNTVIEALRGMGYTEAADHYTHFSYEMVALTPRCAEELGYPLSEDEMGKPFIEVSGRRGFGVKADDLIDRLIATAQKEVDVRHPDLSEAERKDIATQIAVGALRYFMLKFTKTSVIAFDFKEALSFEGETGPYVQYAVVRASNIFRKAGVTPEQVLAEPVELCDFLEGESGTEIWELWLTSSKTSYVVEQCIFTTEPAHAAKHAFQLAQLFNNFYHRHRILTESDPLRRKFLLATAAVVRRELIRILAVMGITTPPVM; this is encoded by the coding sequence TTGTACCGTTATTTTCAGCAGATCCTGACGGAGCGCGTTCGCGACTTTCTCCGTCAAAAATACGAACTCGAGTTGGAAGGCATCATTACCGAGCAGCCTCCCCGCATCGAACTCGGGGAATATGCGCTTCCGCTTTCATTCGAACTGGCCAAGAAGCTGCGCAAGGCGCCGCGAAAAATCGCCGAAGAGATCGTGTCCGGCATCGGCTATGTACCCGGATTTCAGCGCCTGGAAGTGGCCGGGGCAGGCTATATCAATGCGCGGCTGAAACGGACCGAGGTGGCTGCGCTGCTCGCTCGCGGCGATCAGCCCGTCACAGCTGCTGAAGCCTCACCGAAACTTAAGATTCTGGTCGAGCACAGCAGCATTAATCCCAACAAAGCGGCGCATATAGGGCACCTGCGCAACGCGATCCTCGGCGATACGTTCGTTCGTCTTCTGCGCTTCAGTGATTTCCCGGTAGACGTGCAGAACTACATCGACAACACCGGGGTGCAGGTCGCAGACGTGGTGGTCGGGTTCCTCGAGTTGGAGAAGCGCAGCCGCGCGGATGTAGAGAAGTTGATCGAGCAGAGTCCGCGTTTCGACTACATCTGCTGGGATGTGTACGCACGAACCTCATCCTGGTACGAAGAGAATCGCGCTAACCAGCAGAAGCGCGCTGAAGTCCTGCACGCCATCGAGCAAGGCAACAACGACGTAGCCGAGTTGGCCAACCTCATCTCGACCGCCGTCCTCCATCGCCACCTTGAAACCATGGACCGCCTGGCAATCGAGTACGACTTTCTGCCGCGGGAGAGCGAAATTCTGCATTTGAATTTCTGGGCTCTCGCGTTCGAGCAGATGAAGCAGAAAAGCGTTCTCTACTACGAAACCCAGGGCAAGAATGCCGGCTGTTGGGTGATGAAGCGTCCTACTGCCATGGGCAAGAAACCGGAAGAGCTAACCGATGAAGATACCAAGGTGATCGTGCGTTCCAACGGCACGGTTGGCTATGTAGGCAAGGACATTGCTTACCATCTCTGGAAGTTTGGGTTGCTGGGCCGCGATTTCGGTTATCGCAAGTTCTACCGCTATCCCACTGGCTTGCAGTGCTGGATTTCCGCCGAGCATGGTGACCCGAATCACCCGCACTTCGGCGACGTCAGCGCGGTCTACAACGTAATCGACACGCGCCAGTCCGAAGCCCAGAACACCGTCATCGAAGCCCTGCGGGGCATGGGCTATACCGAGGCCGCCGATCACTACACACATTTTTCCTACGAAATGGTGGCGCTTACGCCGCGTTGTGCGGAAGAACTTGGCTATCCACTCTCGGAAGATGAGATGGGCAAGCCCTTCATCGAGGTTTCCGGACGGCGCGGATTCGGAGTGAAAGCGGACGACCTGATCGACCGGCTCATCGCTACCGCTCAGAAGGAAGTGGATGTTCGCCATCCTGATCTGAGCGAGGCCGAGCGCAAGGATATCGCCACCCAAATCGCTGTGGGAGCCTTGCGCTACTTCATGCTGAAATTTACTAAGACCTCGGTCATCGCCTTCGACTTCAAGGAAGCCTTGAGCTTTGAAGGTGAAACTGGTCCCTACGTGCAATATGCCGTGGTGCGTGCCAGCAACATCTTTCGCAAGGCGGGTGTCACACCGGAGCAAGTGTTGGCCGAACCCGTCGAACTCTGCGACTTCCTGGAAGGCGAGAGTGGAACCGAAATCTGGGAGTTATGGCTGACCTCATCCAAGACTTCCTACGTTGTCGAACAGTGCATCTTTACCACCGAGCCCGCGCACGCCGCCAAGCATGCCTTTCAGTTAGCGCAGCTCTTTAACAATTTCTATCATCGGCATCGCATCCTGACGGAAAGCGACCCCTTGAGGAGGAAATTTCTGCTCGCTACCGCGGCTGTAGTTCGGCGTGAACTGATCCGCATTCTCGCGGTCATGGGGATCACAACGCCACCGGTCATGTAG
- a CDS encoding HD domain-containing phosphohydrolase, translating into MGLRNNNFRRLLMTFEALSDLGSLMTADRDFRETASSVLSALMEAVDAAEAALFLFRDKPAMLASIAARGFQAFPPQAVIPLLPKHVHALVSLRGPQALSAKNYEGFLSPNGNIAPELFKCIVPLLVSGKLVGMLALGQRATDGPYSDDELDALRMLCNYVALAVHNYTLTESLSQRVSEHLRLLASVQNFYDTALETFANAIDVKHVHIRGHSLRVGRYAAAVGEAMGMEAPDVAGLRASGYLHDIGKVAVDKALFGKPSALNPDEFREMADHTVIGHQIVTGVQFPWPKVAEVVRNHHERADGSGYPDRLHLDEIVLPARVIGLADTFDAMTSERPYRHSHSIGEALSEIVRNTPGKFDPTAVQALLIQVRRDSTGRNKSKFLDERVICSIGPTDVDALASTLNHKLASGRVYSA; encoded by the coding sequence GTGGGCCTAAGAAACAACAACTTCCGCCGGCTGCTGATGACCTTCGAGGCTCTGTCCGACCTCGGATCATTAATGACGGCCGATCGCGATTTCCGGGAGACTGCCAGTTCCGTCCTGAGCGCCTTAATGGAAGCGGTGGACGCGGCGGAAGCCGCTCTTTTCCTTTTTCGAGACAAGCCGGCCATGCTGGCCTCGATCGCCGCGCGTGGGTTTCAGGCGTTTCCTCCCCAGGCGGTAATTCCACTACTTCCCAAGCACGTGCATGCCTTGGTTTCCCTGCGCGGACCTCAGGCTCTGAGTGCGAAGAACTACGAGGGATTCTTAAGTCCCAACGGCAACATCGCACCGGAACTGTTCAAGTGCATTGTGCCTCTGCTGGTCAGCGGGAAGCTGGTAGGCATGCTGGCTCTGGGGCAACGAGCGACCGACGGCCCCTACAGCGACGATGAATTAGATGCCCTGCGCATGCTCTGCAACTACGTTGCGCTGGCGGTACACAACTACACGCTGACGGAATCCCTCTCGCAGCGTGTGTCTGAACACCTTCGGCTGCTGGCCTCGGTACAGAATTTCTACGACACCGCGTTAGAGACGTTTGCCAATGCCATCGATGTTAAGCATGTCCATATACGCGGGCATTCCCTGCGGGTTGGGCGTTATGCAGCAGCAGTAGGCGAAGCGATGGGCATGGAAGCGCCAGATGTTGCCGGCCTTCGCGCCAGCGGGTATCTGCACGACATCGGCAAGGTGGCGGTCGACAAGGCGCTGTTCGGCAAGCCCAGCGCGCTCAACCCAGACGAGTTTCGCGAGATGGCCGATCACACTGTTATCGGTCATCAGATCGTCACTGGAGTGCAATTCCCCTGGCCCAAGGTTGCCGAGGTGGTGCGCAACCATCACGAGCGAGCCGACGGCAGCGGCTATCCCGATCGTCTGCACCTGGACGAGATTGTTTTGCCTGCGCGCGTGATTGGGCTCGCGGACACATTCGACGCGATGACCAGCGAGCGTCCCTACCGGCATTCCCACAGCATCGGAGAAGCCCTCAGCGAAATCGTTCGCAATACACCCGGCAAGTTCGATCCCACCGCAGTCCAGGCGTTGCTCATCCAGGTGCGGCGAGATTCTACGGGGCGTAACAAGAGCAAGTTCCTGGATGAGCGCGTTATATGCAGCATCGGACCCACTGACGTCGATGCCCTGGCTTCGACCCTCAACCACAAGCTGGCCAGCGGACGGGTGTACTCGGCATAA
- a CDS encoding YajQ family cyclic di-GMP-binding protein encodes MPENTFDIVSRIDLQEVSNAIQNALKEIHTRFDLKGSHSNITLEGKEAIILASADDYKLKAVNEVLQAKLVKRGVPLKGLSYGAIEPAAGSTVRQRISLQQGIPVEKARDIVKTIKDSKKKVQASIQGDLVRVSGKDRDTLQEIISLLKQKDFGIDMQFTNYRSN; translated from the coding sequence ATGCCTGAGAACACGTTTGATATTGTCAGCAGGATCGACCTGCAGGAAGTCAGCAATGCCATTCAGAATGCGCTGAAGGAGATCCACACCCGGTTTGATCTAAAAGGTTCGCATTCCAACATCACACTGGAAGGCAAAGAGGCGATCATTCTCGCTTCGGCAGATGACTATAAGCTCAAAGCCGTGAACGAAGTTCTGCAGGCGAAGCTGGTGAAGAGGGGAGTTCCCCTGAAGGGATTGAGTTACGGTGCGATCGAGCCCGCTGCGGGCAGCACCGTCCGGCAGCGAATCAGCTTGCAGCAGGGAATTCCGGTGGAAAAAGCACGCGACATCGTGAAGACCATCAAGGATTCGAAGAAGAAGGTACAGGCATCGATCCAGGGGGATCTGGTGCGAGTCTCAGGAAAAGACCGCGACACCCTGCAGGAGATCATCTCGCTGCTGAAGCAGAAGGATTTCGGGATCGACATGCAGTTTACGAATTACCGGTCGAACTGA
- the metG gene encoding methionine--tRNA ligase produces MSRKFYITTPIYYVNARPHIGHSYTTIVCDVIARRQRMLGADTWFLTGTDEHGMKIERAAAARGITPKALADEVSGEFRGLWERMGITYDDFIRTTEDRHKRGVQELFRLLQKNGYIYKGSYTGQYCVFDELYVDSVGPGEPCPECGRPTETVSEENYFFRLSAFEDKLLKLYAQPDFIRPETRRNEVVSFVSGGLRDLSISRSTFKWGIPVPDDPQQVIYVWLDALINYITAIGFGAPEPADQENFEKWWPVDLHMIGKEIVRFHCVYWPAFLMAAGLPLPRGIFAHGWLLFEESKMSKSRGNIVRAETILEVLGADALRYFLLREIVFGQDGSFSFDALVQRFNSDLANDLGNLASRTLTMIARYFHEQVPYPSAAAARTAGDNAIADLATRTIAETNSLFDQYQFSRALESAWGLIGAVNKYIVENEPWVLAEKSDETSRARLATVLYTSAEALRIVTALVHPVIPDSTARIWSQLGLGDIRKFRLPDLKWGQLGLGIRIGKVEPVFPRADKSAIERMQQLEEQERTQALSAPAASATPAACGPSQPAAVPTADGNKIKIDDFMKVELRVAQVKSAEKVKGADKLLRLEVDLGNEVRQIVAGIAKAYEPEQLIGRKIVIVANLEARKLRGLESNGMLLAASIGEEGRPVLAGFLEDVPVGARLK; encoded by the coding sequence ATGAGTAGAAAGTTCTACATTACAACTCCGATCTATTACGTGAATGCGCGCCCGCACATTGGGCACAGCTACACCACCATTGTGTGCGACGTGATCGCCCGGCGGCAGCGCATGCTAGGTGCGGATACGTGGTTTCTTACCGGCACGGACGAACATGGCATGAAGATTGAGCGAGCGGCCGCCGCCCGCGGAATTACTCCCAAGGCGCTCGCGGACGAAGTCTCAGGGGAGTTTCGCGGTCTATGGGAGCGGATGGGAATTACATACGACGACTTTATCCGTACCACCGAGGACCGCCATAAACGTGGCGTACAGGAATTATTCCGGTTGCTGCAGAAGAATGGCTACATCTACAAAGGCTCGTATACCGGCCAGTACTGCGTTTTCGACGAGCTCTACGTGGATTCGGTGGGCCCGGGCGAGCCCTGCCCGGAATGCGGACGGCCGACGGAGACTGTGAGTGAGGAGAATTATTTCTTCCGGCTCTCCGCTTTCGAGGACAAGCTGCTCAAGCTGTACGCCCAGCCTGACTTCATTCGTCCGGAGACGCGCCGCAACGAAGTAGTTTCTTTTGTCAGCGGCGGACTACGCGATCTCTCGATCAGCCGCAGCACGTTCAAGTGGGGCATCCCCGTTCCTGACGACCCGCAGCAGGTCATCTACGTCTGGCTGGATGCGCTGATCAACTACATCACCGCCATCGGCTTCGGAGCGCCCGAACCAGCCGACCAGGAGAATTTCGAAAAGTGGTGGCCGGTAGACCTGCACATGATCGGGAAGGAGATCGTGCGTTTCCACTGCGTTTACTGGCCGGCCTTTCTGATGGCAGCGGGGCTGCCGCTTCCCAGGGGCATCTTCGCGCACGGCTGGCTGTTGTTTGAAGAAAGCAAGATGTCAAAATCGCGCGGAAATATCGTTCGCGCGGAAACCATCCTCGAAGTTCTGGGTGCGGATGCGCTGCGTTATTTTCTGCTGCGGGAAATTGTCTTTGGCCAGGATGGGTCGTTCTCGTTCGATGCTTTGGTGCAGCGCTTCAATTCTGATTTGGCTAACGATCTGGGGAATCTGGCCAGTCGCACGCTCACCATGATCGCGCGCTACTTTCATGAGCAGGTTCCATATCCGTCGGCGGCAGCAGCGCGCACCGCCGGGGACAATGCGATTGCTGATCTGGCAACGCGCACCATTGCGGAGACCAACTCGCTTTTCGATCAGTACCAGTTCTCGCGCGCCCTGGAGAGTGCCTGGGGCCTGATTGGCGCGGTGAACAAGTACATCGTCGAGAATGAGCCCTGGGTGCTGGCGGAAAAGAGCGATGAAACCAGCCGGGCACGTTTGGCCACGGTTCTTTACACGTCCGCCGAGGCGCTGCGCATTGTGACGGCGCTGGTTCATCCGGTGATTCCCGATTCCACTGCCCGCATCTGGTCACAACTTGGGTTAGGCGACATACGGAAGTTTCGTTTGCCGGACCTGAAGTGGGGACAACTCGGTCTGGGCATAAGAATCGGCAAGGTGGAACCCGTATTTCCCCGCGCCGACAAATCCGCAATTGAAAGGATGCAGCAATTGGAAGAACAGGAACGTACACAAGCCCTCAGCGCGCCGGCAGCAAGCGCCACACCAGCGGCATGCGGTCCCTCTCAGCCCGCTGCTGTTCCTACAGCCGATGGCAACAAGATCAAAATCGACGACTTCATGAAAGTGGAGCTGCGGGTGGCACAGGTGAAGAGCGCGGAGAAGGTCAAGGGAGCCGATAAGCTGCTGCGACTGGAGGTTGATCTGGGTAATGAAGTGCGGCAGATCGTTGCCGGAATCGCCAAGGCATACGAGCCCGAGCAGTTGATTGGGCGCAAGATCGTCATCGTAGCTAATCTGGAAGCCCGCAAGCTGCGCGGGCTGGAGTCAAACGGCATGCTGCTGGCGGCGTCCATCGGCGAAGAGGGAAGACCCGTGCTTGCCGGATTTCTGGAAGACGTTCCGGTAGGGGCGAGGCTGAAGTAG
- a CDS encoding polyprenyl synthetase family protein — protein sequence MESLGTSATTNAKEVFDLLREDLAAIEHEFGCDTVSGVPVITEIGEYLRAGGGKRLRPALLLLSAKLCNKTGSSPVKLGAVVEIIHTATLVHDDIIDEAQTRRGRAAANTQWGNSKCVLAGDWLYMQAFKVAVQERNFRVLDVLIELTQQMVEGELLQMEKLGRCISLDEHFDLIYRKTACLFSVCMRLGGILGNATSDQEDRLAAYGRNLGMAFQIVDDVLDLTASEEVLGKPVASDLREGKATMAVIHALERCTSSERKAIETVLRERAFNGVSHAEVLAILHRYGSLADAIACANRYAEDARKAICGFPDSEIKRAMVWIPEFVVAREK from the coding sequence ATGGAAAGCTTGGGGACATCAGCTACCACGAACGCAAAAGAAGTCTTTGATCTGCTGCGCGAGGACCTGGCGGCGATCGAGCACGAGTTCGGTTGTGACACCGTCTCGGGGGTGCCGGTCATCACCGAGATTGGAGAATACTTGCGTGCTGGCGGGGGCAAGCGCCTGCGTCCGGCTTTGCTGCTGCTTTCGGCCAAGCTCTGTAATAAGACCGGCAGCAGTCCCGTCAAGCTGGGCGCGGTGGTCGAAATCATCCACACCGCGACCCTGGTGCATGACGACATTATCGACGAAGCCCAGACCCGCCGTGGTCGCGCTGCCGCCAATACGCAATGGGGCAATTCCAAGTGTGTTCTGGCGGGGGATTGGCTCTACATGCAGGCCTTCAAGGTTGCGGTGCAGGAACGCAACTTCCGGGTTCTTGACGTACTGATCGAGCTCACCCAGCAGATGGTGGAGGGCGAGCTCCTGCAGATGGAGAAGCTGGGCCGCTGCATCTCACTCGACGAACACTTCGATCTCATCTACCGCAAGACAGCTTGCCTGTTTTCAGTTTGCATGAGGCTAGGCGGGATTCTCGGTAATGCCACATCAGATCAGGAAGACCGGTTGGCGGCCTACGGACGGAATCTGGGGATGGCGTTCCAGATCGTAGATGACGTGCTCGATTTAACTGCCAGCGAGGAAGTCCTGGGAAAGCCCGTCGCCAGCGATCTGCGCGAAGGCAAAGCCACCATGGCGGTCATTCACGCCCTGGAGCGCTGCACGTCTTCGGAACGAAAAGCGATCGAGACAGTTTTGCGGGAGCGGGCGTTCAATGGCGTGTCGCATGCTGAGGTGCTGGCGATCCTGCATCGCTATGGCTCATTGGCGGACGCCATTGCTTGTGCCAATCGGTACGCGGAGGATGCGCGTAAGGCCATCTGCGGCTTTCCCGATTCAGAGATCAAGCGGGCGATGGTGTGGATCCCGGAGTTTGTGGTGGCGCGGGAGAAGTAG